The genomic stretch aacgcctataaatatgaagttctgatgagaaacaaggttaacaactctgaaccaaattctgtgaatattaacttgctgaaacgctgctcaattaaaaagctcagaaacttcatcttcatcaaagctcactacattgctgttgtaatatattagtgagattaagcttaaacgttaagagaaatatcactattgtgattatagcttttaagaagcattgtaaaactcttatttgattacattaatttgtaagtaactagagtgatcaagtgttgatcaggatactctaggaagtcttagcttgtgtctaagcagttgtaattagagtgatcacgtggtggtcaggatactctaagaaagtcttagcttgtgtctaagcatttgttcctggagtgatcaggttgtgatcaggatactctagaagacttagtcgcggactaagtggaaaaccattgtaatctgttgcgattagtggattaaatcctcaggtgaggtaaatcactccgtgggggtggactggagtagtttagttaacaacgaactaggataaaaataactgtgcatattgtttttatcgttcaagtttttagactacacttattcaaaccccccctttctaagtgtttttctatccttcattatgtagtatagcaaacgaaaatcttccaaaataccaatgtaaccaaatttaacaacttcgtgacttttatgtagtataccacacgaaaatattccaaaataccaatgtaaccaagtttaacaaacttcgtgacttttatgtagtatagcacaaaaaaatcttccagaatattataatttgcaagtttaacgaacttcgtgacttttatgtagtatagcacacagaaatcttccaaaagaccaaatttgcaagtttaacaaactgcgtgacttttatgtagtatcgcacacgaaaatcttacaaaataccaatgtaaccaagtttaacaaacttcgtgacttttgtgtagtaatgcacacggaaatcttccaaaatattaaaatttataagttaaacgaacttcgtgacttttatgtagtatagtacacgaaaatcttccgaaatattaaaatttgcaagattaacgaatttcatgactttaatgtagtatagcacatgaaaatcttccaaaatattaaaaattttaagtttaacgaacttcctgacttttttgtagtatagtacacgaaaatcttccaaaatattaaaattttcaagtttaacgattttcgtgacttttatgtagtatagcacacgaaaatcttccaaaacatcaaaatttgcaaatttaacaaacttagtcacttttatgtagtatagcacacgaaaatctcacaaaatattaaaatttataagtttatagaacatcgtgacttttatgtagtatagcacacgaaaatcttcaaaaataccagtgtatgcaagtttaacgaacttcgagacttttatgtattatagcacacgaaaatcttccaaaatattaaaatttataagtttaacgaacttcgtgacttttaagtaggatagcacacgaaaagcttccaaagaccaaaatttgcaagtttaacgaatttcgtgacttttatgtagtatagcacacgaaaatcttccaaaatattaaaatttataagtttaacgaacttcgtgacttttatgtagtatagtacacgaaaatcttccgaaatgttaaaatttccaagtttaacgaacttcgtgacatttatgtagtatagcacacgaaaatctcacaaaatattaaaatttataaatttatagaacatcgtgacttttacgtagtatagcacacgaaaatcttcaaaaataccaatgtatgcaaatttaacgaacttcgagacttttaagtattatagcacacgaaaatcttccaaaatattaaaatttataagtttaacgaacttcgtgacttttaagtagtatagcacacgaaaagcttccaaagaccaaaatttgcatgtttaacgaacttcgtgacttttatgtagtatagcacacgaaaatcttccaaaatattaatttttataagtttaacgaactccgtgacttttatgtagtatagtacacaaaaatcttccgaaatgttaaaatttccaagtttaacgaacttcgtgacatttatgtagtatatagcacacaaaaatcttccaaaagaccaaattttacaagtttaacaaacttcgtgacttttatgtattatagcaaatgcaaatcttccaaaataccaatatatgcatgtttaacgaacttcgagatatttatatattatagcacacgaaaatcttccaaaatattaaaatttgtaagtttaacaaacttcgtgacttttatgtagtatagcaaacgaaaatcttccaaaataccaatgtaaccaaatttaacaatttcgtgacttttatgtagtatagcacacgaaaatattccgaAATACcattgtaaccaagtttaacaaatttcgtgacttttatgtagtatagcacacggaaatcttccaaaatattaaaatttataagtttaacgtacttcgtgacttttatgtagtatagtacacgaaaatcttccaaaatgttaaaatttccaagtttaacgaacttcgtgacatttatgtagtatagcacacgaaaatctcacaaaatattaaaatttataaatttatagaacatcgtgacttttacgtaatatagcacacgaaaatcttcaaaaataccaatgtatgcaaatttaacgaacttcgagacttttaagtattatagcacacgaaaatcttccaaaatattaaaatttataagtttaacgaacttcgtgacttttaagtagtatagcacacgaaaagcttccaaagaccaaaatttgcaagtttaacgaacttcgtgacttttatttagtatagcacacgaaaatcttccaaaatattaaaatttataagtttaacgaacttcgtgacttttatgtagtatagtacacaaaaatcttccgaaatgttaaaatttccaagtttaacgaacttcgtgacatttatgtagtatagcacacaaaaatcttccaaaagaccaaactttgcaagtttaacaaacttcgtgacttttatgtattatagcaaacgcaaagcttccaaaataccaatatatgcatgtttaacgaacttcgagatatttatattttatagcacacgaaaatcttccaaaatattaaaatttgtaagtttaacaaacttcgtgacttttatgtagtatagcaaacaaaaatcttccaaaataccaatgtaaccaaatttaacaacttcgtgacttttatgtagtatagcacacgaaaatattccaaaataccaatgtaaccaagtttaataaacttcgtgacttttatgtagtatagcacaaaaaaatcttccagaatattataatttgcaagtttaacgaacttcgtgacttttatgtagtatagcatacaaaaatcttacAGAAGACCAAATTTGCAAGATTAACGAATtgcgtgacttttatgtagtatcgcacacgaaaatcttaaaaaataccaatgtgaccatgtttaacaaacttcgtgacttttatgtagtatagcacacgaaaatcttccaaaatattaaaatttataagttaaacgaacttcgtaacttttatgtagtatagaacaggaaaatcttccgaaatattaaaatttgcaagattaacgaactttgtgactttaatgtagtatagcacatgaaaatcttccaaaatattaaaatttttaagtttaacgaacttcctgacttttttgtagtatagtacacgaaaatcttccaaaatattaaaatttgcaagtttaacgattttcgtgacttttatgtagtatagcacacgaaaatctttcaaaacatcaaaatttgcaagtttaacaaacttagtcacttttatgtagtatagcacacgaaaatctcacaaaatattaaaatttataagtttatagaacatcgtgacttttatgtagtatagcacacgaaaatcttcaaaaataccagtgtatgcaagattaacgaacttcgagacttttatgtattatagcacacaaaaatcttccaaaatattaaaatttataagtttaacgaacttcgtgacttttaagtagtatagcacacgaaaagcttccaaagaccaaaatttgcaagtttaacgaatttcgtgacttttatgtagtataacacacgaaaatcttccaaaatattaaaatttataagtttaacgaacttcgtgacttttatgtagtatagtacacgaaaatcttccaaaatgttaaaatttccaagtttaacgaacttcgtgacatttatgtagtatagcacacgaaaatctcccaaaagaccaaattttgcaagtttaacaaacttcgtgacttttatgtattatagcaaatgcaaagcttccaaaataccaatatatgcatgtttaacgaacttcgagatatttatatattatagcacacgaaaatcttccaaaatattaaaatttgtaagtttaacaaacttcgtgacttttatgtagtatagcaaacgaaaatcttccaaaataccaatgtaaccaaatttaacaacttcgtgacttttatgtagtatagcacacgaaaatattccaaaataccaatgtaaccaagtttaacaaatttcgtgacttttatgtagtatagcacacgaaaatcttccaaaatattaaaatttataagtttaacgtacttcgtgacttttatgtagtatagtacacgaaaatcttccaaaatgttaaaatttccaagtttaacgaacttcgtgacatttatgtagtatagcacacgaaaatcacacaaaatattaaaatttataaatttatagaacatcgtgacttttacgtagtatagcacacgaaaatcttcaaaaataccaatgtatgcaaattttaacgaacttcgagacttttaagtattatagcacacgaaaatcttccaaaatattccaCTAAGTGTTATTATTAACCAAAAAATCTACATTAACTAATTTGTTTGCACATGAATTTTCCTTTATGAATATGTGAGATATCTTGAATTTAGAAGAGTGTATAATGTGTAAAATATTCTTCCATTTAATTAAAAGATGTCAATAAACAATATTCAAATTAGAAAATGTACGAACGGTTTCTCAAATTCTTCTTGTAAACATATTCGATAGCAAATATGATTTCATGTCATTCGGTTTGAAATGAGGTGCAAACTTCAATCTTAACTGAGAAAACtccaaataatatttttaaactatACCTAACTATGCCACCACAAATTGATATGCTAAAATTCTCTCTTGAAACTCTATATGTATTACGATTAATCCGATTAATTCAATTATGACAAAGAAAACAGTAATTAATTTGTAtaattctaagtttttatgacaaACACAAAATGCAACTTGATAAAGCTCTAGTACATGAAAAAACACAAGATTGGTCATAGTCAAATAACCTTAGTTTAAAACTTAGACAATACGCCTACAAATAGTGAGTCCATCACCAACAGAACTGAGAGAAAAATCAACACGAGAGTCATCTCTGATTGCTTTGTTGAATTCAATTGCTGCTGTTCTTCCTACTTTGGCATGTGGTGGAACTTTTTCTTCAGGCCATGCAACTCTTCCACCCCAAAGAGTGTTGTCATATATAAGTAAGCCACCAACTTTGACTAGTTTTATCAGTCTTTCATGGTAATTTACATAGTTATTTTTGTCAGCATCAACGTAAGCATAGTCAAAATTTCCTTCATTTGATGGCTACATCAAAATAATATTCCACAAAAAAATTAGACGTAAAAGTCGAACATCAGACACGGTATGTTAAGAGTCCTACGTCAGATACTATAGTCTGAATATACGATTATAGGTGGGAAAAATTCCCACTATACAAGCCGATTTTCTATAGTCTCGTAAGTGTTTATGTTGGTTGATGAGTTCAAATAAACAGATAATAAACAAAGAAAGACATGCTTACATCTTCTAGCAGTTTATCCAAAATTGGTAGAGCTGGAGACTCAATGAAATCAATCTTGTGTTCCATTCCAGCCTTTCTTATCACCGGTAATCCAATTTCATAAGTTTTCCTGTCAATGTCTATGGCTGTAATCTGCAACATAAATGAACTTTCATATAAGAAATTACCTAATATTGAGGCCAATGTTGACATAAAATTTGATTAAACTAACTAATCATAACCGATTTCGTACTAATCTTAACTAACTTGTAACTACTTGTAAATATATTCAACTAACTTGAACAGAAAGTATGCAAACCTTTCCATCATGAGGAATATTAAGTGCAGTGAGGAGAAGAGAGTATCCAGTAAAAACTCCCACTTCAATTGTCTTTTTgggattcaaaagcttcaaaagtATAGTCATTAGTGGACCAGCCTCAGGTAAAGTAGCTATGAAACCCCTGATTCAATatcaaaaccaaattcaaaagtcACCATCACAAGTCGAATCCATCAGTTCAACCGGTTAAACAGAAAACTAGTCAGCTCATGGTTGGTTTGATCCAATTCTACTGCGTCTGGTTGAATCAGATTAAACCTATTCAACCATAATCTGAAGGTCTTACCGGTTCAACCACTGATCCAATTTTGAAAACATTGCAAGAGATAGAGTAATTACCAAGGGTGAGTCTCAGAGGCTTTCCTCAGCTCTTTGAGAGGCTCCGGCTCTCTAGGGTAAACAGCAGTCTCTAATATATACTGCCATATCATTGTTCATGAATCATCAATGAATTTActtaaaaagtgtgtgaaaaattgGAATTAGATTTTTCTAAAATAAGTTTGAATATATATACTAACATTTGTCAAGTCCTCACTCTGCAATATGACTGGGTTGCGGTAGATTGATGGATCTTTAATGTTTTCCATTTCTCTGCAATCAACCAACAACGACACGAAAGTTTGTAAGGCCTTTCAGAGTGAGAGAGAATTTACAATTTAGATGCTATCAAGTCTTGAGTTGTTCTTTAACTTGGTACAAGTTTAATATGAATTGAAGAAAGTGACAGACATATATAACAATTCTTAGTATGATGCTGTATTAGAATATTATATTATCTTTTGAAGTTAATATGCTACGTAAGAAACCATATTAAAAGAGATGCTATAATTGGTCATACTTAATGCTCATtagtacaaaaaaaaaaagatgctgAAGGGACTACTGGAGTGGGCTTCTGTCGTGCCCGGCCCATGTCGGGCTCAGGTTTTTCTAGGCCCGACTAAAAACTCTCGGGAGTTATACGCGGACTTTATATTACAATCAATCAAATGGTTTATTTTAGTCACTTTTAGGCTGCATTAATTAATGGTGATGAAAAGTATCAGTTTACTGATACACACTAGTTCTAGAATTAGCAAACTGTATACGTGATATAGCCATGTAAATGCTCTTCcaagttaaattttgtaagaaggAAGAAGAAATCATAACTGCTGACTAGCTGCATATTTCTTCCAAATTCTTTTAAAAATTGATGCCACATACTAGATGCCAACATATACTCTTTGACCAATTTTGGATCTTATATAAATTGATACTTCATACTACATGCCAACATATACTCTTTGACcaattttggaaaaggaaattTAAATTATAACTTGAAAATGTATTGTTATAGGAAAGTGCAAAAAGAAGTAGGCCATAATCTACCATCAAATACTCAAATTTTATTCTGTGTTTACAATTTCTCCTTCACTTCGAGCAACTTTCATCGTACCAGAGGCAATGATATAACTAATTATTAAGAAGTAGATGGATGAACGTAAAAAGATATCAAATATTCAACCATTTATAGTATTCCTGAAATAGAGatgtacaaaaataaaataaacctataCTCTACCTCAATTTACACGCACACAAAATACATGCAACATCTTTATTCCTCAACTATTTTGAATCTTAAATCAATCACGTATCTATGTGTAATAATACACGCTATAAAAAAATTCAACCAATATAACcatgttcgaggaattatgttgCTAGATAAAAGCAACTGAAATTCAAGGACGGCCTTTCTTAAGAGACATGAAATGAGCTGCAAAGGAATCATAATCAGGTAACTTTGGATGAACGTGATCTACTTTCTGCTTAGATGGAGTGTCACTATCTTGTACATCTGTATTAGGAAGAGAAGGTTGCACCTTTGAAGATGAATTCACAACTTCCTCCTCTAAGGATCTATTTGGTTGTGAAATTGGTTTTGAAGTTTCATTTTCTGCTAATCCAGGCTTAGATCCTCCCCGGCTATCAGACCTCTCATCAGAAGCCCTTGAAGATTTCCATCCAAGCCTTGTTGAACCAGGAGTTACAGGAGCCTCAGATAAAGGAGCATGGTTAGAACTTAAACCTGTACCCGTGTTTGGAGAAGCTGCTGTTCTTCGAGATACTCTACTAACAGGACGAGAAACATTAGCTGCATTCTGTCTATGACGTTCAGCCTCAGATTCACTATCATCGGAATCAAAGAAGGGAATTGAGGTTCGTGAGCTTGATTTCTTTTTTGCTTCACTTTGCTCATTCTGAATGCGAGGTTTATGAGTACTGGTCATTTCTTGTGACTCTGTAACCAGATCATAACtatcagaatcagaagatctgTTGTGTGATTTTGAGCCCGCATTTCTATTTCCTCTGCTTTCAGTTGTATATTTGTCCTGAACAGGAGCATCAAAACTGGTTGAAGTCCTTACTGTAGGCAATCTTCTATTCTGGATTGAAATGTCTCCCTGAGATGCTGAAACATCATCTGATGTCTTCTTAATATACGGTAGCCGTGTAACCCCTTTATTGCGAAAACCACCCTTCAATGTTCCATAGTTTAATTCTGTACCACTTTCTATATGAGAATTCTCCAAAGTTTCAGTATAGATATCTTCCTTGGAATCCAAACCCAATGTAATGTTTCTTCCTGTTGAAGATAGCTCACTAGTTGACGAGTCATCATAACCATAATCTTTTCCAGACATATTAGTGACATCTACCTTTTTCAATGAATGCTCTTCCACATAATCTGAACCAACTGAAGATGGTGATGACCGGGGATGTCTGTCAGTATCGAGATTCTTAACCTTTCCCGATGGGGATCCTAGTGTCCCATGGTTTGCAATCTGATCAAGGACAGAATTTTCTTCATCGAAAGTCGTAGAAACTCTAGACTTAAGGAGATCTGTCTCAATATCTGAACCTGGGTCATCTGAATCATCAAAAGTGGCAGGCAAAGGGTCTTCTCTTTCAAAAGAAACTTCAGTCATCATCAATTTTTCAGAAAAATGTGATTGTGTACCAGAACTTGCCTCTTTTACAGTAGTGTTTTGTCCATGGTTCCAAGAATTTGTATTTTCTAATGGATCAACTTGATATTTGCTACTAGGAGATGAGaagaacaacccagatccactgcCATTGTTTTTATTATCAGCATCAAATTTATAATCATCGTTGTCAGATTCTGAATCATCAAATACAACAGAAGTATCATTAAAAGAACTAAGTTTCGTGGTGTTTCTCGGTGTGTTTACTTCAGTACTAAAAAGGTTTTGTGCAGCCTTGTTCCCTATCGTCCAGTTATCTGAGTTCAAATTATCATTGTGATCATCGCTTGGAATAAAGAGATGAGAAGAAGAATTTCCAGATTGTAAATTTGTCTTTGCATGTCCAAAGTCGTAGTTGTTTTCAGTATACATATCATCATCAGAATGATGTTCGGTCCCAAAATCATCATCAGCTCTGCTTGCTTGCTTTTTTATACTTGTCGCATATAAGTCACTACTCTCTTGCTTAAATAAGTTATTGTGGTGATATGTATCAGCTATTTGAGAACCATGGGTAAATGGTTTATCATCACCAACAACACCACCTGTAGTTGAAGCTGTCTGGGCATGTTTCACCATATTCTGATAACTATTCCTGTAATCTTCATTGACTGTTCCAGCCAGATTATCTTGTTCATTGTGCATCCTAGAACTGTTTTTAGGCAGGGCACTATTAACAGAACCGGAAGAAAGATGTTTGTCATCATGAAAAGTGTAGTCTTTAGGTGCTTCACCTCTTGACCCCCTGCTGGGAGAGCTATGTAATCCACTTGAATACTGCCTATTTATATTTTCAAGATTTGAAAATTCTGCAGCTGCTTTTGCAGCCATGGCTGCACGATCAGCAGATTCTGCAGCAGCCTGTGCAGCAGAGGCAGCATCCTTGAATTCCATGTTCCAATTCTGTCTCCCAGTAGGAAAGGAACTCATGTTTTCAGAATATGAATCTCTAAAATCCATTTTTTGACTTCGATCCCCTGCAAAAAAGAATCC from Vicia villosa cultivar HV-30 ecotype Madison, WI linkage group LG4, Vvil1.0, whole genome shotgun sequence encodes the following:
- the LOC131598665 gene encoding probable caffeoyl-CoA O-methyltransferase At4g26220 isoform X1; amino-acid sequence: MENIKDPSIYRNPVILQSEDLTNYILETAVYPREPEPLKELRKASETHPWGFIATLPEAGPLMTILLKLLNPKKTIEVGVFTGYSLLLTALNIPHDGKITAIDIDRKTYEIGLPVIRKAGMEHKIDFIESPALPILDKLLEDPSNEGNFDYAYVDADKNNYVNYHERLIKLVKVGGLLIYDNTLWGGRVAWPEEKVPPHAKVGRTAAIEFNKAIRDDSRVDFSLSSVGDGLTICRRIV
- the LOC131598665 gene encoding probable caffeoyl-CoA O-methyltransferase At4g26220 isoform X2; its protein translation is MFSKLDQWLNRGFIATLPEAGPLMTILLKLLNPKKTIEVGVFTGYSLLLTALNIPHDGKITAIDIDRKTYEIGLPVIRKAGMEHKIDFIESPALPILDKLLEDPSNEGNFDYAYVDADKNNYVNYHERLIKLVKVGGLLIYDNTLWGGRVAWPEEKVPPHAKVGRTAAIEFNKAIRDDSRVDFSLSSVGDGLTICRRIV
- the LOC131594243 gene encoding uncharacterized protein LOC131594243 — its product is MLHRSFKPAKCKTALKLAVSRIKLLRNKREAQVKQLKRELAKLLENGQDQTARIRVEHVVREEKTMAAYELVEIYCELMAARLPMIESQKNCPIDLKEAVSSVIFAAPRCSDIPELADVKKHMASKYGKEFVSAAVELRPDCGVNRLLVEKLSAKAPDGPTKIKILTAIAEEHNIKWESKSFGDNDTKASHDLLVGPSTPEKSAYVEPFQVHVPPPPVHDEKGPPNSGGPSQLTPMHDAYTNSYEQSANTAARKASGNNSATSGMPNIEIKSSGDRSQKMDFRDSYSENMSSFPTGRQNWNMEFKDAASAAQAAAESADRAAMAAKAAAEFSNLENINRQYSSGLHSSPSRGSRGEAPKDYTFHDDKHLSSGSVNSALPKNSSRMHNEQDNLAGTVNEDYRNSYQNMVKHAQTASTTGGVVGDDKPFTHGSQIADTYHHNNLFKQESSDLYATSIKKQASRADDDFGTEHHSDDDMYTENNYDFGHAKTNLQSGNSSSHLFIPSDDHNDNLNSDNWTIGNKAAQNLFSTEVNTPRNTTKLSSFNDTSVVFDDSESDNDDYKFDADNKNNGSGSGLFFSSPSSKYQVDPLENTNSWNHGQNTTVKEASSGTQSHFSEKLMMTEVSFEREDPLPATFDDSDDPGSDIETDLLKSRVSTTFDEENSVLDQIANHGTLGSPSGKVKNLDTDRHPRSSPSSVGSDYVEEHSLKKVDVTNMSGKDYGYDDSSTSELSSTGRNITLGLDSKEDIYTETLENSHIESGTELNYGTLKGGFRNKGVTRLPYIKKTSDDVSASQGDISIQNRRLPTVRTSTSFDAPVQDKYTTESRGNRNAGSKSHNRSSDSDSYDLVTESQEMTSTHKPRIQNEQSEAKKKSSSRTSIPFFDSDDSESEAERHRQNAANVSRPVSRVSRRTAASPNTGTGLSSNHAPLSEAPVTPGSTRLGWKSSRASDERSDSRGGSKPGLAENETSKPISQPNRSLEEEVVNSSSKVQPSLPNTDVQDSDTPSKQKVDHVHPKLPDYDSFAAHFMSLKKGRP